One genomic region from Marinilabiliales bacterium encodes:
- a CDS encoding alpha-amylase has protein sequence MKTICLYFQVHQPFRFRRYRFFDIGESHYYYDDYSNESIMKKVAGRCYLPANQLMLDLIEKYGERIRVAWSVSGIALDQFELYAPEVLESFRRLAATGQVEFLAETYSHSLVSLADPDEFRLQVKEHSDRIESLFGVRPGVFRNTELVYSDDIGAMIADMGYGAMLTEGAKHILGWKSPNYLYYNAVNPRLKLLLKNYKLSDDIAFRFSDRGWGEWPLTAEKYAGWLRDIGKKEEVINLFMDYETFGEHQDAETGIFEFLRTLPGELLRHNEFRFATPSEVASLHEPVAPMHVPYPISWADEERDLSAWLGNDMQNEAFTKLYELRELVKKTNDPKIMTDWRYLQVSDHFYYMSTKFFSDGEVHKYFNPYESPYDAFINYMNVLSDFARRVNELVGVTETETTMLKRQIREKEEHLEKLQAEISELREKRKLVATPVVESEEEVSEAKVAPGSKNAAKAPKSPAGLKGAAKAPKSPAGSRTSAKASKSSTETKSSAKASKPSTETKSSAKASKRSTGTGSAGKAKSAGRKKAEPGEKKPRGRKKS, from the coding sequence ATGAAGACCATTTGTTTGTATTTTCAGGTGCATCAGCCCTTCCGCTTCAGGAGGTACCGGTTTTTCGACATAGGGGAATCACATTACTATTATGATGATTACTCCAATGAATCGATAATGAAAAAGGTGGCGGGAAGATGCTACCTGCCGGCAAACCAGTTGATGCTCGATCTTATAGAAAAATATGGTGAACGTATCAGGGTTGCCTGGTCAGTTTCGGGAATAGCTCTTGACCAGTTTGAGCTATATGCTCCCGAAGTACTGGAAAGCTTCAGGAGGCTTGCGGCAACCGGACAGGTGGAGTTTCTGGCCGAGACATATTCGCATTCGCTTGTTTCCCTGGCCGATCCTGACGAGTTCAGGCTGCAGGTAAAGGAACACAGCGACCGCATAGAATCCCTTTTTGGTGTCAGGCCGGGAGTATTCCGCAATACCGAGCTTGTTTACTCCGATGATATAGGCGCTATGATCGCCGATATGGGTTACGGGGCCATGCTTACCGAAGGTGCAAAGCACATACTGGGCTGGAAGAGTCCCAATTACCTGTATTACAATGCTGTTAATCCGAGGCTGAAGCTGCTTCTCAAGAACTATAAGCTGAGCGATGACATTGCGTTCCGCTTCTCCGACAGGGGGTGGGGCGAATGGCCGCTGACAGCCGAAAAATATGCCGGCTGGCTCAGGGATATAGGCAAAAAGGAGGAGGTGATAAACCTGTTCATGGATTATGAGACCTTCGGGGAACACCAGGATGCGGAGACCGGCATATTTGAGTTTCTCAGGACTCTTCCCGGTGAGTTGCTGCGGCACAATGAGTTCAGGTTTGCAACACCTTCAGAGGTAGCCTCCCTGCATGAGCCGGTAGCCCCCATGCATGTACCGTATCCGATATCATGGGCCGACGAGGAGCGCGACCTGTCTGCCTGGCTGGGTAATGACATGCAGAATGAGGCATTTACGAAACTGTATGAGCTTAGGGAACTGGTCAAGAAAACAAACGACCCGAAGATCATGACCGACTGGCGTTACCTGCAGGTTAGCGACCACTTCTATTACATGTCAACCAAGTTCTTTTCAGACGGGGAGGTGCACAAGTACTTCAACCCCTATGAGTCTCCTTACGACGCATTTATAAACTATATGAATGTGCTGAGTGATTTTGCCCGGAGGGTGAATGAACTGGTGGGGGTGACGGAGACTGAAACGACTATGCTGAAAAGGCAGATCAGGGAAAAGGAGGAGCATCTCGAGAAGCTGCAGGCTGAGATCAGTGAACTGCGCGAGAAGAGAAAGCTGGTAGCAACTCCGGTGGTTGAGAGTGAGGAGGAGGTTTCAGAGGCGAAGGTGGCACCCGGTTCGAAAAATGCTGCAAAGGCTCCGAAGTCGCCAGCAGGTTTGAAAGGTGCTGCAAAGGCTCCGAAGTCGCCAGCAGGGTCGAGGACTTCCGCGAAAGCTTCAAAATCGTCAACCGAAACTAAGAGTTCTGCGAAAGCTTCAAAACCGTCAACCGAAACGAAGAGTTCTGCGAAAGCTTCAAAACGGTCGACCGGAACGGGATCTGCCGGAAAAGCTAAATCAGCCGGCAGGAAAAAAGCTGAACCCGGCGAAAAGAAACCTCGCGGCAGGAAAAAATCATGA
- a CDS encoding glycosyltransferase family 1 protein: MRVLMFGWEFPPHISGGLGTACYGLTRGMSHIPDLEVLFVVPKAWGDEDQSALTLIAAENFPVRKKFIEMKNFLREMTYLEVHSRLVPYMSPEDYTETVNTREGGSNVYFNTEEIGRLKFTGKYGPDLFQEIANYALVAGVIADDHSFDLIHAHDWLTYPSGMAAKAVSGKPLVIHVHATDFDRSGGSVNPAVFEIEKRGMEAADMIIAVSNLTRNTVIEKYGINPAKVVTVYNAVEPLELAEWPEFRKPVNEKIVTFLGRITLQKGPEYFVEAAHKVLMKSDNVRFVMAGSGDLFPRIIRRAAKLGIMDRFHFTGFLRGQDVNHMFAISDLYVMPSVSEPFGISPLEAMQSNVPVIISHQSGVSEILKHAIKVDFWDIDAMADAIYGILHYGALSEMFKKHGKTEVDNLKWENSALHVKQVYETVLEKYY, translated from the coding sequence ATGAGGGTTTTAATGTTCGGATGGGAATTCCCGCCTCATATAAGCGGGGGACTTGGTACGGCCTGCTACGGGCTCACCAGGGGAATGTCGCATATCCCGGACCTGGAGGTCCTTTTTGTTGTTCCCAAAGCCTGGGGCGATGAAGATCAGAGTGCGCTTACCCTTATCGCGGCCGAAAATTTCCCCGTAAGGAAAAAATTCATTGAGATGAAAAACTTCCTCAGGGAGATGACATACCTTGAGGTGCATTCCCGCCTGGTGCCTTACATGTCGCCCGAAGATTACACCGAAACGGTCAATACAAGGGAAGGCGGCAGCAATGTTTATTTCAACACCGAGGAGATAGGCAGGCTGAAATTTACAGGTAAGTACGGACCTGACCTGTTCCAGGAGATAGCCAACTATGCACTGGTGGCAGGGGTGATTGCCGACGACCATTCTTTTGACCTGATCCATGCACATGACTGGCTGACCTATCCTTCCGGCATGGCGGCAAAGGCTGTCTCGGGCAAGCCGCTGGTGATCCACGTGCACGCCACCGATTTTGACCGGAGTGGTGGAAGTGTCAACCCGGCCGTGTTTGAGATCGAGAAGAGGGGTATGGAGGCGGCCGATATGATCATAGCGGTTAGCAACCTCACCAGGAACACAGTGATCGAGAAATATGGCATAAACCCGGCCAAGGTTGTTACCGTGTATAATGCGGTTGAACCGCTTGAGCTGGCGGAGTGGCCTGAGTTCAGGAAGCCGGTGAATGAGAAGATAGTCACCTTCCTGGGCCGTATCACCCTGCAGAAGGGGCCGGAGTATTTTGTTGAGGCGGCGCACAAGGTTCTCATGAAGTCTGACAATGTACGTTTTGTGATGGCGGGCAGCGGCGACCTGTTTCCCAGGATCATCAGAAGGGCCGCCAAACTGGGTATAATGGACAGGTTTCACTTCACGGGATTTTTGCGCGGACAGGATGTGAACCACATGTTCGCCATAAGCGACCTGTACGTGATGCCCTCGGTGTCTGAGCCGTTCGGGATCTCTCCGCTGGAGGCCATGCAGTCGAACGTGCCGGTGATAATCTCACACCAGTCAGGTGTTTCAGAGATACTGAAACACGCCATCAAGGTCGATTTCTGGGATATCGATGCGATGGCCGATGCCATATACGGGATCCTTCATTACGGGGCGCTGTCGGAAATGTTCAAAAAGCATGGCAAAACCGAGGTTGACAATCTTAAATGGGAGAATTCAGCTCTCCATGTCAAGCAGGTCTATGAGACGGTTCTGGAAAAATATTATTAA
- a CDS encoding amylo-alpha-1,6-glucosidase, producing the protein MSYLNFDKTRLINLSYSLNRELIRSNRAGSYACTTIIASNTRKYHGLLVCPLEYLDGGHHVLLSGLHETVIQHDQSFNLGIHKYAGDYYNPKGHKYLRDFETDPIPRLVYRVGGVVLAREWLLAQTEESLLIKYTLLDAHSPTKLRLRPYLAFRNIHSLSKANMDVITKTQKIKKGIKTRMYMGYPWLNMQMSKDADFVAGPDWNYNVEYIEEQKRGYEYKEDLYMPGYFEFPLKKGEAVVFSASTREMEPSALKRKFQGEIRKRIPRNTFHNCLLNSAQQFFIRKEKKTGILAGFPWHGRIMRDTFASLPGLAIAMGDMKLFKAVLDSCLPELLRTMRAAPGGEAEDSRMGVDEPLWFMWALQQYAHQKGDRELTWKTYGRKVKDLLGMLRNGIGNIVTMHDNGLLFCAEQNVPRTWMNCVAGGLPVTPRSGYVVEINALWFNAVRFALKLAEAGGDKAFVSRWKDIPPVAGESFVGMFWDEERGYLADYVRDDRADWSVRPNQVLAASVPYSPLDDDKKKRLLEIVESELLTSKGLRTLAPKNPLYKGIYEGDQETRDVAAHQGTAYPWLLGHWADAYLRLHKKTGAEIVKRLFAGFEEDMQVHGVGSISELYDGDPPHYPDGALSYAWNVAELLRMEQLIIYYQTV; encoded by the coding sequence ATGAGTTACCTGAATTTTGACAAGACCAGGCTGATCAACCTTTCCTATTCACTTAACAGGGAGCTGATCAGGTCAAACCGTGCAGGCTCGTATGCCTGTACGACAATAATTGCCAGCAATACGAGGAAGTATCACGGACTTCTGGTTTGTCCCCTGGAGTATCTTGACGGCGGTCATCATGTACTGCTGTCAGGACTGCATGAAACTGTCATACAGCATGATCAGTCATTCAACCTGGGGATACACAAGTATGCAGGGGACTACTACAACCCGAAGGGACACAAATATCTGAGGGATTTTGAGACAGACCCTATACCCAGGCTGGTTTACAGGGTAGGAGGCGTGGTTCTGGCAAGGGAGTGGCTGCTGGCGCAGACCGAAGAGAGCCTTTTGATAAAATATACACTTCTCGATGCGCATTCACCGACAAAGTTGAGATTACGACCCTATCTGGCATTCAGGAACATCCATTCGCTGAGTAAGGCGAACATGGATGTTATCACGAAAACACAGAAGATAAAAAAGGGTATAAAGACCAGGATGTACATGGGCTACCCGTGGCTTAACATGCAGATGTCAAAGGATGCTGATTTTGTGGCGGGCCCCGACTGGAACTATAATGTTGAGTATATCGAGGAACAGAAGAGGGGATACGAATACAAGGAAGATCTTTATATGCCGGGATATTTTGAGTTCCCGCTGAAAAAGGGAGAGGCTGTTGTTTTTTCTGCAAGCACCCGTGAGATGGAGCCTTCGGCACTGAAACGGAAGTTCCAGGGTGAGATTAGAAAGCGTATTCCAAGAAATACTTTCCATAACTGTTTGCTGAACTCTGCCCAGCAATTCTTTATCCGAAAGGAGAAAAAGACCGGGATACTGGCCGGATTCCCCTGGCACGGAAGGATAATGAGGGATACTTTTGCGTCTTTACCCGGACTGGCAATTGCGATGGGTGATATGAAGCTTTTCAAGGCGGTGCTCGATTCCTGCCTGCCTGAACTACTCAGGACCATGAGAGCTGCTCCCGGGGGTGAGGCTGAAGACAGCCGTATGGGTGTTGATGAGCCGCTATGGTTCATGTGGGCCCTTCAGCAATATGCACACCAGAAAGGCGACAGGGAGCTGACCTGGAAAACATACGGCCGGAAGGTGAAGGATCTGCTTGGCATGCTCCGTAATGGGATAGGCAACATTGTTACCATGCACGACAACGGCCTTCTGTTCTGTGCTGAGCAGAATGTTCCGCGAACATGGATGAACTGTGTGGCAGGGGGACTGCCGGTTACGCCCCGTTCAGGCTATGTGGTGGAGATAAATGCCCTGTGGTTCAATGCGGTGAGGTTTGCGCTGAAGCTTGCCGAAGCCGGAGGTGACAAGGCCTTTGTAAGCAGGTGGAAGGATATTCCCCCGGTTGCAGGCGAATCTTTCGTCGGGATGTTCTGGGATGAGGAGAGAGGTTACCTGGCAGATTATGTGCGGGATGACAGGGCCGACTGGTCAGTCAGGCCCAACCAGGTGCTGGCGGCATCAGTTCCTTACAGTCCCCTTGACGATGACAAGAAGAAGAGACTGCTGGAGATTGTTGAAAGCGAGCTGCTTACCTCAAAGGGGCTGAGGACACTCGCTCCGAAGAATCCACTCTACAAAGGTATCTATGAGGGCGATCAGGAAACAAGGGATGTTGCTGCACACCAGGGAACGGCCTATCCCTGGCTGCTTGGGCATTGGGCCGATGCATACCTGCGGCTGCACAAGAAGACCGGGGCGGAAATTGTTAAGAGACTGTTCGCAGGATTTGAGGAGGATATGCAGGTGCATGGCGTGGGATCAATATCTGAACTGTATGATGGCGATCCGCCCCATTACCCTGACGGTGCGCTTTCATATGCATGGAACGTGGCGGAATTGCTGAGGATGGAGCAACTAATTATATATTATCAAACGGTATAG
- a CDS encoding AhpC/TSA family protein: protein MYKAAKTVITIFHDNCKGAFALMSVMAAALFYSGCSVPDTTFSISGTMDNATGKTLYLYEMGTYERELIDSAVTGPDGSFSFAGSIENTRFMTISHNLNSLILIVSPGEDITVSADIDNMLLTARINGSPESELAAGFNRRMAHTHRVLDSISAVYRNSRGEASAVIEAVREKTRREFNAEADRMREFTIDFINRNPGSLASMMALYQQIDGENFILNSTGDFRYYIKVDSALMINYPDLEYTATFNENVRSMREQMELRQHRESMIGAGAVAPEISLPGPGGETVDLSSLRGSYVLLDFWASWCPVCREEIPHLADVYDRFGNEAFEIYQVSLDRSRERWLAAINDLDMGRWIHVSDLEFLGSPVVALYQIEAIPASFLLDPDGVIIARDLRGEALEQALAQIFE, encoded by the coding sequence ATGTATAAAGCAGCAAAAACCGTAATTACAATATTCCACGACAACTGTAAGGGAGCTTTTGCACTGATGAGTGTAATGGCAGCAGCACTTTTTTATTCAGGTTGCTCAGTGCCCGATACCACTTTTTCAATCAGTGGCACTATGGACAATGCCACCGGTAAAACGCTTTACCTTTATGAAATGGGCACCTATGAAAGGGAGCTGATCGACTCGGCCGTGACCGGTCCAGATGGCAGCTTCAGCTTTGCAGGCAGTATTGAAAACACCAGGTTCATGACGATCAGTCATAACCTGAACAGCCTGATTCTGATAGTATCGCCGGGAGAGGACATAACCGTTTCGGCCGATATAGACAACATGCTTTTGACTGCCCGGATAAACGGGTCGCCCGAATCTGAGCTGGCAGCCGGGTTCAACAGGCGGATGGCGCATACCCACAGGGTTCTCGATTCCATATCTGCAGTATACAGGAACAGCCGTGGTGAAGCTTCTGCAGTCATTGAAGCGGTAAGGGAGAAGACCCGGAGGGAGTTCAATGCAGAGGCGGACAGGATGAGGGAATTTACAATTGATTTCATTAACCGTAACCCGGGGTCGCTGGCCAGCATGATGGCCCTTTACCAGCAGATTGACGGTGAAAACTTCATACTGAACTCTACCGGCGATTTCAGGTATTACATCAAGGTCGATTCTGCCCTGATGATAAATTACCCTGACCTTGAGTATACTGCCACCTTTAACGAAAATGTACGCAGCATGAGGGAGCAGATGGAGCTCAGGCAGCACAGGGAGAGTATGATCGGAGCGGGAGCCGTTGCACCGGAAATATCGCTTCCCGGCCCCGGAGGTGAAACAGTAGATCTCTCTTCCCTCAGGGGCAGCTATGTGCTTCTTGATTTCTGGGCATCATGGTGCCCGGTTTGCCGGGAGGAGATTCCACACCTTGCAGATGTATATGACAGGTTCGGCAATGAGGCATTCGAGATTTACCAGGTTTCGCTCGACCGGTCCAGGGAGAGATGGCTTGCAGCCATTAACGACCTGGATATGGGACGGTGGATACATGTGAGCGACCTGGAGTTTCTTGGCTCACCCGTCGTAGCGCTGTACCAGATTGAAGCCATTCCTGCCAGTTTCCTGCTTGACCCTGACGGTGTAATTATTGCAAGGGATCTGAGGGGAGAGGCGCTGGAGCAGGCACTTGCACAGATTTTCGAATAA
- a CDS encoding DUF4369 domain-containing protein, with translation MIQNQLRPSSAGNRITLLAALLLPLAVMVQSCGETSGVRISGTIDEGEGKTLWFDRLEIGGAVPVDSVSLKGNGRFTFRAKPAMPSFYRLRIEGNNFITLLAEPGERIAVTARASNLPETYDVEGSEGSALLKKLNDRLITTRRQIDPLIREILDLEEGPGFEEEEARINEELEDIINAQRNFSIAFILDNMESLAAITALYQQLDDQNYVLNRTRDIQYLKIVAGSLKKVYPDSPHVRALASDAESQERAYEAFRFAAMAEQSGHVVTTYPDINMPGPDGENISLHSLPEKYKLVFFGSSLNASSVQFANDLLPVYNAFHARGFQVYQVSVERDRDEWLRSIRFSELPWIHVAEPGEEPFIAAQAYNVQQIPSNYLINRDAGIIARNLSVPELRRRLARAMD, from the coding sequence ATGATACAAAACCAACTGCGGCCCTCATCAGCCGGTAACAGGATCACACTGCTGGCAGCACTGTTGCTGCCCCTTGCCGTAATGGTCCAATCATGCGGTGAAACATCAGGGGTACGTATATCGGGAACCATTGATGAGGGGGAAGGGAAGACTTTATGGTTTGACAGGCTTGAAATCGGCGGGGCTGTGCCGGTTGACTCAGTTAGCCTCAAGGGCAACGGAAGGTTCACATTCAGGGCTAAGCCCGCAATGCCTTCTTTTTACAGGCTAAGGATTGAAGGCAACAATTTCATAACTCTGCTGGCAGAGCCGGGAGAGAGGATAGCTGTCACTGCCAGGGCATCAAACCTGCCTGAGACCTACGATGTCGAAGGGTCTGAGGGATCGGCCCTGCTTAAAAAACTGAACGACAGGCTTATCACTACCAGGAGGCAGATTGACCCGCTCATCAGGGAGATCCTGGATCTGGAGGAGGGCCCTGGCTTTGAAGAGGAGGAGGCAAGGATAAACGAAGAGCTGGAAGATATCATTAATGCCCAGCGGAACTTCTCCATCGCTTTTATCCTTGATAATATGGAATCGCTTGCAGCAATAACGGCGCTCTACCAGCAGCTGGATGACCAAAATTACGTACTGAACCGGACCAGGGACATCCAGTACCTGAAGATAGTGGCCGGATCATTAAAAAAGGTCTACCCTGACTCCCCCCATGTGAGAGCCCTTGCCTCCGACGCCGAAAGTCAGGAGAGGGCATACGAGGCATTCAGGTTTGCAGCCATGGCAGAGCAGAGCGGACATGTAGTCACTACCTATCCTGATATCAACATGCCCGGGCCCGACGGTGAGAATATCAGCCTCCATTCCCTGCCCGAAAAATACAAGCTTGTTTTTTTCGGGTCATCTCTGAATGCCTCAAGCGTTCAGTTTGCCAACGACCTGCTGCCTGTCTATAATGCCTTTCATGCCAGGGGCTTCCAGGTATACCAGGTGTCAGTTGAAAGGGACAGGGATGAGTGGCTCAGGAGCATTCGGTTTTCCGAACTGCCCTGGATCCATGTTGCCGAACCCGGAGAAGAGCCCTTTATCGCTGCACAGGCATATAATGTTCAACAGATCCCTTCGAACTACCTTATTAACCGTGATGCAGGCATAATAGCCAGAAATCTCAGCGTCCCTGAATTGAGGCGCAGGCTTGCAAGAGCAATGGACTGA
- a CDS encoding UDP-2,3-diacylglucosamine diphosphatase has translation MTEKKKIYFASDAHFGLPGPVKSLDRERLFVNWLDQVSKDAGEIYLLGDIFDFWFEYRRVVPRGFTRLLGKIAGITDSGIPVHFFTGNHDIWVFDYLPAETGMTVHKGPVTREFSGSKFYLAHGDGFDKRDKSFRFMKSVFTNRPLQWLFARIHPNFAIWFAHKWSHNSRYSKELITPYRGDENEEHVLFANRLLEKEHFDYFIFGHRHLPYDVALSNGTSRCINLGDWLWHFTYGVFDGENMEIRKFASPS, from the coding sequence TTGACTGAAAAGAAAAAAATATATTTTGCCTCCGATGCACATTTCGGACTTCCGGGTCCGGTAAAAAGCCTTGACCGCGAACGGCTTTTTGTCAATTGGCTTGATCAGGTAAGCAAAGATGCAGGAGAGATCTATCTTTTAGGCGACATTTTCGATTTCTGGTTCGAATACCGGAGGGTTGTCCCCAGGGGCTTCACCCGCCTTCTCGGCAAAATCGCCGGGATAACCGACAGCGGCATTCCAGTCCACTTCTTTACAGGTAACCATGACATATGGGTATTTGATTACCTTCCGGCGGAGACGGGCATGACGGTCCACAAAGGACCTGTTACCCGCGAGTTTTCAGGCAGTAAGTTTTACCTCGCCCATGGTGACGGATTTGATAAGAGGGACAAAAGTTTCAGATTTATGAAGTCGGTCTTTACAAACCGTCCACTGCAATGGCTCTTTGCAAGGATTCACCCCAATTTCGCCATCTGGTTTGCACATAAATGGTCGCATAACAGCCGTTACTCCAAGGAGCTGATAACCCCCTACAGGGGTGATGAAAATGAAGAACATGTGCTCTTTGCCAACAGGCTGCTTGAGAAAGAGCACTTCGACTATTTCATATTCGGTCACCGCCACCTTCCCTATGATGTTGCCCTCAGCAACGGCACCAGCAGGTGCATTAATTTGGGCGACTGGCTATGGCACTTCACTTACGGAGTTTTCGACGGCGAAAATATGGAGATAAGGAAATTCGCCTCACCATCCTGA